A window of the Branchiibius hedensis genome harbors these coding sequences:
- a CDS encoding GNAT family N-acetyltransferase: protein MRDHFDDVTLAGDGFVLRPVELSDADAIVDGASDPQTLQWLPLPRPYEREHAVEWINNHTAPPAFPRVIGVGSAFAGVIDLKKTDWRGRTTEIGYWLHPAFRGRGLMADAVRLLGDWALRTQEMERVEIRVATGNVASQRVARSAGYVQEGTLRNAGFLHEGRVDLIVFSRIRADLN, encoded by the coding sequence GTGCGAGATCATTTCGACGACGTGACGCTAGCCGGTGACGGATTCGTTCTGCGGCCGGTGGAATTGTCCGATGCCGACGCCATCGTCGACGGTGCTTCGGATCCGCAGACGCTGCAATGGCTTCCGCTGCCGCGGCCCTATGAGCGTGAACACGCGGTGGAGTGGATCAACAACCACACTGCGCCCCCGGCGTTCCCGCGAGTGATTGGGGTGGGCAGTGCGTTCGCAGGAGTCATCGATCTGAAGAAGACCGACTGGCGGGGACGTACGACGGAGATCGGCTATTGGTTGCACCCCGCCTTCCGCGGCCGTGGGCTGATGGCCGATGCGGTGCGGCTACTGGGCGATTGGGCGCTGCGCACGCAGGAGATGGAACGGGTCGAGATCCGGGTGGCCACTGGCAACGTGGCTTCACAACGAGTTGCCCGCTCGGCCGGGTACGTGCAGGAGGGGACGCTGCGCAACGCCGGCTTCCTGCACGAGGGTCGGGTGGACCTGATCGTGTTCAGCCGGATCCGGGCCGACCTGAACTGA
- a CDS encoding response regulator, which translates to MTTHDVVTVLIVDDHPIVRNGIRGMLDSHSQIEVVAEAGGGPEAVALVQRHDPQVVLMDLRMPAGDGVDAIRALRAQDPARPAILVLTTYETDRDITAAIDAGADGYLLKALGREELIQAVLDVAAGRTVLAPVAAERLVARRREEQLSDREVEVLRAIADGGTNHTVAQQLFVSEATVKTHLLHVYSKLGVSDRAAAVRVAFERGLL; encoded by the coding sequence GTGACAACTCACGATGTGGTCACTGTCCTGATCGTCGACGATCACCCGATCGTGCGCAACGGTATCCGCGGGATGCTCGACAGCCATTCCCAGATCGAGGTGGTCGCCGAAGCAGGGGGCGGGCCGGAGGCGGTGGCTCTCGTGCAGCGCCATGATCCGCAGGTGGTGTTGATGGATCTGCGAATGCCGGCGGGGGATGGTGTCGATGCCATCCGGGCGCTGCGCGCGCAGGACCCGGCCCGACCCGCGATCCTGGTGCTCACGACGTACGAGACCGATCGGGACATCACGGCGGCGATTGACGCTGGTGCTGACGGCTACCTGCTCAAAGCGTTGGGCCGAGAAGAACTCATCCAAGCCGTGCTGGACGTTGCTGCCGGTCGCACCGTCCTCGCGCCGGTCGCAGCGGAACGGCTGGTGGCCCGCCGCCGGGAGGAACAGCTCAGCGACCGCGAGGTCGAGGTGCTGCGAGCGATCGCGGACGGCGGCACGAATCACACTGTGGCGCAACAACTCTTCGTCAGTGAGGCGACGGTCAAGACGCACTTGCTGCACGTCTACAGCAAGCTCGGGGTGAGTGACCGGGCGGCCGCGGTGCGGGTGGCATTCGAGCGTGGTCTGCTGTAA
- a CDS encoding sensor histidine kinase has translation MTSQTESVQGPYWDRVEGPVTAVRWAPLVLLSGSLLCSIVVPVASGRLGYLLLIVLSVASALLAGWWMRRRELSTSSRVAICAAHLSMTAAMIAISPVYGIFGFFGYIIAMLLFDGPALIVALGLNALIMAGSQVGGFGQAVSDWRAFLALSLVNAGVVAVIVHFGMKRAREVQQREAAADALAEVSRRNQELQDQLLERAHEQGILQERERLSREIHDTVAQDLVAIVSQLEAIDSEGDWRPRVDAAKSLARDGLGEARRAVSALRSPLLDDASAAQAVRALVDDWSSRHHIRARLTVHGTPARTEQDQVILRVCQEALSNVARHSGASCVEVELQYTQDGLLLQVRDDGRGFDPLLAQAGHGLRNMRERVEAVGGSLDVESNSGAGCLIGVAAPA, from the coding sequence ATGACATCGCAGACGGAGTCCGTGCAGGGACCGTACTGGGATCGGGTAGAAGGCCCGGTGACCGCGGTCCGATGGGCCCCGCTCGTGCTGCTGTCAGGCTCGTTGCTGTGCTCGATCGTCGTGCCCGTGGCTTCCGGCCGGCTCGGCTACCTGCTGCTGATCGTTCTGTCGGTCGCCAGTGCGCTGTTGGCCGGGTGGTGGATGCGGCGGCGGGAACTGTCGACGTCGTCACGGGTTGCGATCTGTGCAGCGCATCTGAGTATGACCGCCGCGATGATCGCGATCTCGCCGGTCTACGGCATCTTCGGGTTCTTCGGCTACATCATCGCGATGCTGCTCTTCGACGGCCCTGCCCTGATCGTGGCGCTCGGCCTCAACGCGCTGATCATGGCCGGGTCGCAGGTCGGCGGATTCGGGCAGGCGGTGTCGGACTGGCGGGCCTTCCTGGCTCTCAGCCTGGTCAATGCGGGTGTGGTCGCGGTGATCGTGCACTTCGGCATGAAGCGGGCGCGCGAGGTGCAGCAGCGGGAGGCGGCGGCGGACGCGTTGGCCGAGGTCAGTCGACGTAACCAGGAGCTGCAGGACCAGCTGCTGGAGCGGGCGCACGAGCAGGGCATCCTGCAGGAGCGGGAGCGGTTGTCCCGTGAGATCCACGACACCGTCGCCCAGGATCTGGTCGCCATCGTCAGCCAACTGGAAGCCATTGATTCGGAGGGGGATTGGCGCCCGCGGGTGGACGCGGCGAAGTCACTCGCGCGCGATGGGCTCGGGGAGGCGCGCCGGGCGGTCTCTGCGCTGCGCTCGCCCTTGCTCGACGATGCCTCTGCTGCGCAGGCGGTGCGTGCGCTGGTGGACGATTGGTCGTCCCGGCACCACATCCGGGCCCGGTTGACGGTGCATGGCACGCCGGCCCGCACCGAGCAGGACCAGGTCATTCTGCGGGTGTGTCAGGAGGCGCTGTCCAACGTCGCACGCCACTCCGGGGCCAGTTGCGTCGAGGTCGAGTTGCAATACACCCAGGACGGTCTGTTGCTCCAGGTCCGAGACGACGGTCGCGGTTTCGATCCGCTCCTGGCTCAGGCGGGGCACGGTTTGCGGAACATGCGTGAGCGCGTCGAAGCTGTCGGCGGCTCACTCGATGTCGAATCAAACTCCGGCGCAGGGTGTTTGATCGGTGTGGCGGCACCTGCGTGA
- a CDS encoding ABC transporter permease produces MTGLRGLVRSEAILLRRNPAVVLWVAILPLVAAIVLGAIPATRNPVKDLGGLSWFSTYQPILLFFAVALLAIQALPDVLTRYREQGVLKRLRATPASPSALLSAQFILTAAVSLVVGLLIVVVPALLGAGWPGNPIGLLVAFAVMTLCLLSIGMVVASVFTRNKVAAAAGTVLFFVLAFLGGLWWPRQTMPGWMQTISDLSPAGAAVGALQDALAGGWPGWSHLLVMLVWTAGLSLLSVRLFRWE; encoded by the coding sequence ATGACCGGCTTGCGTGGACTGGTGCGCAGTGAAGCAATTCTGTTGCGGCGCAACCCTGCTGTGGTGCTGTGGGTGGCGATCTTGCCGCTTGTCGCCGCCATCGTGCTCGGCGCGATCCCCGCGACGCGGAATCCGGTGAAGGATCTGGGCGGGCTGAGTTGGTTCTCGACGTACCAGCCGATCTTGCTGTTCTTCGCGGTCGCGCTACTGGCGATCCAGGCGTTACCCGACGTGCTGACCCGGTACCGCGAGCAGGGTGTGCTCAAGCGGTTGCGGGCGACCCCAGCGTCCCCATCGGCGCTGTTGAGCGCCCAGTTCATCCTGACGGCAGCGGTCTCGTTGGTTGTCGGGCTGCTGATCGTGGTCGTGCCAGCTCTGCTGGGTGCCGGTTGGCCGGGCAATCCGATCGGGCTGCTGGTCGCCTTCGCGGTGATGACGCTGTGCTTGTTGTCGATCGGAATGGTCGTTGCCAGTGTCTTCACGCGCAACAAGGTCGCCGCGGCGGCAGGGACGGTGCTGTTCTTCGTGCTGGCCTTCCTCGGCGGATTGTGGTGGCCACGGCAGACCATGCCCGGCTGGATGCAGACCATCTCCGACCTCAGCCCGGCCGGTGCGGCTGTCGGGGCGCTGCAGGATGCCCTCGCTGGTGGCTGGCCCGGGTGGTCGCATCTTCTGGTGATGCTGGTGTGGACCGCCGGACTGTCCCTGCTCTCGGTGCGGTTGTTCCGCTGGGAGTGA